TGTCGTCAAAATTCAGTTGTGACAGCGGGATGGCCACCTCCACCTGATAACCTGTATCGGTCACACGTCCGGCACTTTGCCAGATGCCGTCCCAGGCTGCACTCTCGGTTTTGTTCAGCTCATTTTCGATGGAGTCGAGTTGTACTCCCAGCGGGTTAATAAAAAACTGGTAGGCCAGGCGGGCATTGTTAAAGGTATCCAGCTTGATGCCCACCATATCATCGCCCCAGATATCGTCTCTGGGTCTTAAGTGCGCCCGGATCTGCTGAGGATTTGGATCGTCAGCCTTGAATGCCACGTACAAAGTGGAGTCTGTGGCATAGACCCATGCCTGGGTTTGCACCCTGGCCGGGGTATTTTCTGCCGGGCGGGTTTCGAATGCGAGATAAGTACTGGCCGCCTGCTGCCACACATCATCGCTGATGTCACCGTCAATCTGTGCCTGGGCGACAAGGGAGGGAATGCGGATATCAAATTGGCTGGCACTGCCCGCCAGACTGAGTTGGGGCGATAAGGCACACAGCAGCGCCATCCCGGCGGCGGAGAAATGGGTGAGTTTCATTATGTTAGTTCTTGTAATTGTAATGATATTTTTTGTCGCAGAGTTTACACCAGTCCTGCTGCCCGGGTGAGGGGGATTTGTTACAAAGTCTGAACAGGTAAAATAAAACGCCCGCGTGCTGCGGGCGTCGTTTGCGGCTGAGCTTACCGTGTTACTCAGGGGCGATATGGGGATGGCGGTAGGCTTCGCGGTAACGGTCAACCCACATGGCGGTGGCGCCACAAATGGCCACCGGCATCACGATAAAATTCACCACAGGGATCATCGAAAACAGGGTGACTGCCGCACCAAAACTCATGCTGGTGCCCTTGGTTTGACGCAGGGCAAAACGCATGTCGTTAAAAGGCACCTTGTGGTTATCGAAGGGATAGTCGCAGTACTGAATCGCCATCATCCAACTGCTGAACAAAAACCACAGCACCGGGGCGACGGTTTGCCCAACCAGCGGCACCCAAAACAGCAGTAAAAACAAGATTGCGCGGGGCAGATAATATTTAAGTTTCAGCCATTCACGGCCAAGGATCCTCGGCAGGTCCTTGATTAAATCTTGGGTTGAGCCCGTGTACAGTGGTTTGCCGGTAAGCAGCTGCTCCACCTTTTCAGCCAAGAGGCCATTGAAGGGGGCGGCAAGCCAGTTCATAACAGAGCTGAAAATAAAGGCCATCACCACCAACATGGTCAACACTGCCAGGGGCCACAGCAAAAAGTTCAGCCAGGACAGGTATTCAGGAAGTTGGCCGCTGATATAGGCAAAAAGCTGCTCCAGCTGGCCAAAAGCCACATAAAAGGCACCGGCAAACAGCAAGAGGTTAATCATCAGCGGAATAAAAACAAAGGTTCGCAGGCCGGGGCGGCGGATAAGTTGGAAGCCTTCCATAAAGTAGTTAAACCCACTCTTGGCCTGGCGGGCGGATTCCCGGGTAGATGAAAGCGACGGTCGTGACATAAGGGGCTTTGCTCCAAACGTTTGTGTTTGCAGGCATTGTCAGCCAAGGCCTGCCAAGGTTGCAAGGTTGAAATTGTGGCGAAATACGTCCAGCTCGGCCACGGGTCATCGCATTGGCCTGTGTTTGTGTGGCCTGGCCCTCCTTTAGGGTGATAAAAACGTTACAAATTCAAATGGGCTTTGGTAAAGTTGGCAGCAAACAACAGGAATGAAGGCTCCCGCCCATCGGCGGGGCAATTTTATCATCGGCGCTACGGCTGTTTTGTCAGCCCCTGAAGCGATTTGACTGGCATTATGAGACTGAAACAAATAAAACTTGCTGGCTTCAAGTCGTTTGTCGATCCCACCAGGATCCCATTCCCCAATCCCTTAACGGCCATCATAGGCCCCAACGGCTGCGGCAAGTCCAATGTGATTGATGCCGTGCGCTGGGTGCTGGGCGAAAGCTCTGCCAAGCATCTTCGCGGCGACTCCATGACCGACGTTATCTTCAATGGCTCAAGTGCCCGCAGACCCGTGTCAGTTGCCGGAGTGGAACTGGTATTCGATAACCGGGAGGGGCGCCTTGGCGGCCAGTACGCCAGCTATGAAGAAATCGCGGTAAAGCGTCAGGTCAGTCGCGATGGCGAGTCGTTGTATTTTCTCAACGGCCAGAAGTGTCGCCGCAAGGACATCACCGATCTCTTTATGGGTACCGGTCTTGGGCCGCGAAGCTACGCCATTATCGAACAGGGCATGATTTCCCGACTGATTGAATCCCGGCCGCAGGAACTTAGGGTCTTTATCGAAGAGGCCGCCGGGATTTCCCGCTATAAAGAGCGGCGCCGTGACACCGAAAACCGCATCCGCCATACCCGCGAAAACCTGGAGCGTCTGGGCGATATTCGTCTGGAGCTGGGTAAACAGCTGGACAAACTTGCGGTGCAGGCCGAGGCCGCCAAACGCTATCGTGAATACAAACAGGCTGAACGGAGCACCCATGCCGAGCTGCTGGTGATGCGCTATCAGGAAATCTGTCAACAGGCCGAATCCCTTGGCCGCGAAATCGCGCAGCAGGAATTTTTATATCAGGGTGCCAAAACCTCGCTGGAAACCACCGCCGCCAGACTCGACGAGCAAAAGTTTTTGCTGGCTGGCCTGGTGGATGAAGAGCAGGATACCCTCGAGGCCTACTATCTGGCCGGTACGGAAGTGGCGCGCCTCGAACAGCAGCTGTCTCATTTGGAAGAGCGCAGTCACAGTCTGCGAAGTCGGGGCGCCAGCCTTGCCGACGAGATAGCGGCGCTCATGGCCACACGGGATACGTTGGAGGCATCGCGGCTTGAAGCGTCCGATAAGCTTGTCGGGCAAGAGGATGCGTTACTGGAGCTCGAAGAGACCCAGGAGGCATGGAGCCAGAGCGCTGAAGAAGCCGATGAGGTACTTGAGCAACTTAAAGATGCCCAGACCCTGGCAGAGCGCCGACATGCCGAGGCGAAGGCCAACCGTGAACTGACCGTCCAGCGGCTCATCCACCTTAAACAGGTCAGCCAAGAAAAGGCGCAGTCGCTGTCGGGATACCGCCAGCAACAACAGGCAGGGGGCGATGATGACGCAGAGGCCACAGCGCCGCCGTCGCCGCAAATTCTTACCCCTGTGATGGCCAAATTCGAGAGCGCCAAAGCGGCCGAGGCCCAGGTCAAGGCTGCGCTTACGGAGTGCGAGCAGGCCCTTGCACAGTGCCGTGGCCAGCAGAGCGAGGCTCAGGGGCGTTTTTCTGTACTCTCAAGGCTGCTCGAAAAAGACAAAGGTAACCAGGACCCGGCAGGACGTGGAGTGGCCAAACTCTGGCAGCGCCTCGATGTATCGGCGGGTTGGGAGACGGCTGCAGAGCTGCTGCTTGGGCATCTTCTGGAGCAGCCTTTGGCGGATAATACGGCCTGTGGCGAAGAGGCTTCCCAAGGCCTGGGATTTCGGTGTCAGGAAAGGGGCGACTGGGGCATCATGCAGGCGCCGGTCAATCTTGCGCCCTGGCTTGATGGTATTGGCTTTGCCGAGAGTTTTAATGAGGCTTTGGAACGCCTGGTCGGAACGGCTGACAGCACACTTTTCGCCACCAAAGATGGTTATCTGGTGGGCCATGG
The window above is part of the Shewanella litorisediminis genome. Proteins encoded here:
- the cysZ gene encoding sulfate transporter CysZ — protein: MSRPSLSSTRESARQAKSGFNYFMEGFQLIRRPGLRTFVFIPLMINLLLFAGAFYVAFGQLEQLFAYISGQLPEYLSWLNFLLWPLAVLTMLVVMAFIFSSVMNWLAAPFNGLLAEKVEQLLTGKPLYTGSTQDLIKDLPRILGREWLKLKYYLPRAILFLLLFWVPLVGQTVAPVLWFLFSSWMMAIQYCDYPFDNHKVPFNDMRFALRQTKGTSMSFGAAVTLFSMIPVVNFIVMPVAICGATAMWVDRYREAYRHPHIAPE
- a CDS encoding chromosome segregation protein SMC: MRLKQIKLAGFKSFVDPTRIPFPNPLTAIIGPNGCGKSNVIDAVRWVLGESSAKHLRGDSMTDVIFNGSSARRPVSVAGVELVFDNREGRLGGQYASYEEIAVKRQVSRDGESLYFLNGQKCRRKDITDLFMGTGLGPRSYAIIEQGMISRLIESRPQELRVFIEEAAGISRYKERRRDTENRIRHTRENLERLGDIRLELGKQLDKLAVQAEAAKRYREYKQAERSTHAELLVMRYQEICQQAESLGREIAQQEFLYQGAKTSLETTAARLDEQKFLLAGLVDEEQDTLEAYYLAGTEVARLEQQLSHLEERSHSLRSRGASLADEIAALMATRDTLEASRLEASDKLVGQEDALLELEETQEAWSQSAEEADEVLEQLKDAQTLAERRHAEAKANRELTVQRLIHLKQVSQEKAQSLSGYRQQQQAGGDDDAEATAPPSPQILTPVMAKFESAKAAEAQVKAALTECEQALAQCRGQQSEAQGRFSVLSRLLEKDKGNQDPAGRGVAKLWQRLDVSAGWETAAELLLGHLLEQPLADNTACGEEASQGLGFRCQERGDWGIMQAPVNLAPWLDGIGFAESFNEALERLVGTADSTLFATKDGYLVGHGFVLQKHGAGTDKVALKAEAEALEARIGLIEAELAELERAVTEQRDALNLARIHREAVEAELYEAKQVLARQQTLWEASVAHQAQRAKQRAFIDEQIQRLTQQHEQALLELEVADEALMQQEEALEQAADALAEARERLIPARRLAEERRASVANIEKSVEVAKATRAELATSLALITQQLTSGQEQLSKLLTQKATLDAELKAQSEHSGDADRDALSVKLREQLATQQTRQTALAENRSRQAQVQEQIDALLLKQKQEVGKIDHLTHTLESLKLRREGLKGQGDTQLGQLAEANIRLNEVLPSVPSDASVEEWQQRLEKLRSKISRLGAINLAAIEEYDEAKARKDYLDEQDRDLEQALESLEEAIRKIDRETRSRFKATFEQVNADLGTLFPKVFGGGSAYLALTDNDLLETGVTIMARPPGKKNSTIHLLSGGEKALTALSLVFAIFRLNPAPFCMLDEVDAPLDDANVDRFCRLLQEMSASVQFIYISHNKITMEMADQLVGVTMHEPGVSRIVAVDIEEAVAMAHTE